In the genome of Hymenobacter cellulosivorans, one region contains:
- a CDS encoding glutathione peroxidase produces the protein MPSFRQKLLKALYPLIMRLSKSGSRGKVLENKPGKTAPVSFYDLAGQLNTGQPLPFAELRGKQVLLVNTASNCGFTNQYEELQQLSEQFADNLVILGFPANDFKEQEQADDHTIQEFCQVNFGVSFPLMKKSVVVKQAAQNPVYQWLTQARQNGWNEQAPDWNFSKYLISADGNLTHYFGPAVSPLSETIVKTIGSQ, from the coding sequence ATGCCTTCATTTCGTCAGAAACTCCTAAAAGCGCTGTATCCGCTGATTATGCGCCTTTCCAAGTCCGGTAGCCGGGGCAAGGTGCTGGAAAACAAACCGGGCAAGACCGCGCCCGTGTCATTTTACGACCTAGCCGGCCAGCTCAATACCGGCCAGCCGCTGCCCTTTGCCGAGCTGCGGGGCAAGCAGGTGCTGCTGGTCAATACGGCTTCCAACTGCGGCTTCACCAATCAGTACGAGGAGCTGCAGCAGCTTTCCGAGCAGTTTGCCGACAACCTGGTTATCCTGGGCTTTCCGGCCAACGACTTCAAGGAGCAGGAGCAGGCCGACGACCACACCATTCAGGAGTTTTGCCAGGTCAACTTTGGGGTATCGTTTCCGCTGATGAAAAAAAGCGTGGTCGTTAAACAAGCCGCCCAAAACCCGGTTTACCAGTGGTTGACGCAAGCCCGCCAGAACGGCTGGAACGAGCAGGCGCCCGACTGGAACTTCTCTAAATACCTCATCAGTGCCGATGGTAACTTGACGCACTATTTCGGCCCGGCCGTTTCGCCCCTGAGTGAAACAATTGTAAAGACTATTGGGTCACAGTAA
- the tssD gene encoding type VI secretion system tube protein TssD, translating to MASFYAELHLEGVAIPMLQCSYSFQQTTDARGRVAARVRQGPLHLVLDVPDVGGELLLSWAATSFKPLAGQVIFYDDSLAGLPRETISFAAGQCVHYEEVFQASAGENGAYTCQLTITAPSLNCLPAARPRRPWPPHSAALKCRAWRQCLPWR from the coding sequence ATGGCTTCCTTTTATGCTGAGCTTCATTTGGAAGGTGTCGCAATTCCGATGCTGCAGTGTTCCTACAGCTTCCAACAGACGACCGATGCGCGGGGCCGCGTTGCGGCGCGCGTGCGCCAAGGCCCGCTGCATTTGGTGCTGGATGTGCCCGACGTTGGGGGCGAACTGCTGCTAAGCTGGGCGGCTACGTCCTTCAAGCCGCTGGCCGGCCAGGTTATTTTCTACGACGACTCGCTGGCTGGCCTGCCGCGCGAAACCATTTCCTTTGCCGCCGGCCAGTGCGTGCACTACGAGGAGGTATTTCAGGCTTCGGCCGGCGAAAACGGGGCCTATACCTGCCAGCTGACCATCACCGCCCCGAGTTTGAACTGCTTGCCGGCGGCCCGGCCGCGCCGGCCCTGGCCGCCGCACTCGGCGGCGCTAAAATGCCGAGCCTGGCGGCAGTGCCTTCCCTGGCGCTAG
- a CDS encoding 1,4-dihydroxy-2-naphthoate polyprenyltransferase, giving the protein MTTIPASTSPGSASPAKAWISAFRPRTLPLALASIMMGGFLAAAHGQFRGAVVALAALTTILLQILSNLANDYGDSQNGADSVHREGPQRAVQSGAITPAQMKKGMAVFGVLSFLAGISLLWVALGLSGLWVFLSFLVLGLSAIWAAVNYTAGSKPYGYAGLGDLSVFIFFGLVGVCGTYYLQARELPLGILLPAAALGCFATAVLNVNNIRDIRSDELAGKITIPVRLGPVRARRYHWLLLLLGLGAAIVYVAFTYHSPWQWLFLLAAPLLLRNARAVWQRQDSMQLDPLLKQMALTTLVFTLLFGLGQVLG; this is encoded by the coding sequence ATGACTACCATTCCTGCTTCCACTTCCCCCGGCTCGGCTAGTCCGGCCAAAGCCTGGATTTCGGCCTTCCGGCCCCGCACCTTGCCCCTGGCTTTGGCCAGCATCATGATGGGGGGCTTTCTGGCCGCCGCCCATGGCCAGTTCCGGGGCGCGGTAGTGGCCCTGGCCGCCCTGACAACCATCCTGCTCCAGATTCTGAGCAACCTGGCCAACGACTACGGCGACTCCCAGAACGGGGCCGACAGCGTGCACCGTGAAGGGCCGCAGCGGGCCGTGCAGTCGGGCGCCATCACGCCGGCCCAGATGAAAAAAGGCATGGCCGTGTTTGGGGTGCTCTCGTTTCTGGCGGGCATTAGCCTGCTGTGGGTGGCGCTAGGATTGTCGGGCCTGTGGGTATTTCTCTCGTTTCTGGTCCTGGGCCTGAGTGCCATCTGGGCGGCCGTCAACTACACGGCTGGTTCCAAGCCCTACGGGTATGCCGGCCTGGGCGACCTGTCGGTGTTTATCTTCTTCGGGCTGGTGGGCGTCTGTGGCACATATTACCTGCAGGCCCGGGAGCTGCCGTTGGGTATTCTGCTGCCGGCTGCCGCTTTGGGCTGCTTTGCCACGGCCGTGCTGAACGTGAACAACATCCGTGACATTCGCTCGGATGAGTTGGCTGGCAAAATTACCATTCCGGTACGGCTTGGGCCGGTGCGGGCCCGGCGCTACCACTGGTTGCTGCTGCTGCTGGGCCTGGGCGCAGCCATTGTGTACGTGGCCTTTACCTATCATTCGCCCTGGCAGTGGCTGTTTCTGCTGGCCGCCCCGCTGCTGCTGCGCAACGCCCGGGCGGTGTGGCAGCGCCAGGATTCAATGCAGCTCGACCCGCTCCTCAAACAGATGGCCCTGACTACCCTGGTCTTTACCCTGCTGTTTGGCCTGGGGCAGGTGTTAGGTTAA
- a CDS encoding DUF5686 and carboxypeptidase-like regulatory domain-containing protein → MKRYIVLLLLGLSTLTRPTAALAQRMVFSGQVTEAANGQPVPFASVFVKGSSIGTTADDNGRYQLSVAQPIDSLSASAMGFRAKSRAVGRQAQQTINLALPSAAVSLGEVVVRSTENPAFTILRRVQQHKRQNDKARLEAFEFDSYNRIEASLSDITDRLARRKVIRDITTMASSVGEMERNASGKPTVPVFGSEVVSRYYVRHRPVREREEILHSQLYGAAPRDGTVLSQLLGSSFQDYDFYPNWQVVMGKDFISPIADGWRITYDYDLEDSVMVGQDRCYQLKVFPRRAQDLAFTGRIWITTGTYALRKLDLTVDPKANINFVDQIRIQQELRPTAAGPWLPSRTQVVVGLKPTPKQTGLLVRFTTINSDFVVQKPRELAFYDQPLATAADALKVPVGFWEQHRPDTLSAQEARTLTVLDSVGKLPSVRTFLEIADLVVNGYQPLGKRELVEFGPVAYSYNWNNVEGNRLRAGLRTTPNLSPNWLAQGYLAYGTRDGEFKYGLSADRIVNRPNWTVLSLKHSRDVDLVALLDNDIALESPLFEVAARFGNIKPLLPLWREVTSVGAQTDLFHNFTQKVTLRHQRFDPLYSFAYYTSPAQTPDAPTAHRFELSEVIMESRYAPGEVLVQNQNHRTAVGLMKWPVFTFRYTAGLNNVLGSDFAYHKFNLAVTQSLPLGQLGRTEYVVDAGYIPSTVPYPVLKAHLGNESPIYTSNAYNLMGYFEFVSDRYVSLHAEHYFEGLLINTVPLLKKLDWRLVATGNVLQGGLREANRNTTPLTDASGIPTPTFRALGATPYVEVGYGVENVLKFIRVDFLHRLTYRDLPDVRTFGVKVCAQFKL, encoded by the coding sequence ATGAAACGATATATAGTGCTGCTGCTGCTCGGCCTGAGTACGCTCACGCGCCCCACGGCCGCGCTGGCGCAGCGGATGGTTTTCAGCGGCCAAGTCACGGAGGCGGCCAACGGGCAGCCCGTGCCGTTTGCCTCGGTCTTTGTCAAAGGCAGCAGCATCGGGACTACCGCCGACGACAACGGGCGCTACCAGCTCAGTGTGGCTCAGCCTATCGATTCGCTGTCGGCCTCGGCTATGGGGTTCCGGGCCAAAAGCCGGGCCGTGGGGCGGCAGGCCCAGCAAACCATCAACCTGGCTTTGCCTTCGGCGGCCGTGTCGTTGGGCGAAGTGGTGGTGCGCTCCACCGAAAACCCGGCTTTCACCATTCTGCGCCGGGTGCAGCAGCACAAGCGCCAGAACGACAAAGCCCGGCTCGAAGCCTTCGAATTTGACAGCTACAACCGCATCGAGGCCAGCCTCTCCGACATCACCGACCGCCTGGCCCGGCGTAAGGTGATTCGGGACATCACAACGATGGCCAGCTCGGTGGGGGAGATGGAGCGCAATGCTTCGGGTAAGCCCACCGTGCCCGTGTTCGGCTCGGAGGTCGTGTCGCGCTACTATGTGCGCCACCGGCCAGTGCGGGAGCGGGAAGAAATCCTCCATTCCCAGCTCTACGGGGCCGCCCCGCGCGACGGCACGGTATTGTCGCAGCTGCTGGGCTCCTCGTTTCAGGACTACGACTTTTACCCCAACTGGCAGGTGGTAATGGGCAAGGACTTCATTTCGCCCATTGCCGACGGCTGGCGCATCACCTACGATTACGACCTGGAAGACTCGGTGATGGTGGGCCAGGACCGCTGCTACCAGCTCAAGGTATTTCCGCGCCGGGCCCAGGATCTGGCCTTTACCGGCCGCATCTGGATTACTACCGGCACCTACGCCCTGCGCAAGCTGGATTTGACCGTGGACCCCAAGGCCAACATCAACTTCGTAGACCAGATCCGGATTCAGCAGGAGCTGCGCCCCACGGCCGCCGGGCCCTGGCTGCCGAGCCGCACGCAGGTGGTAGTCGGCCTCAAGCCCACGCCCAAGCAAACCGGCCTGCTAGTACGCTTTACCACGATTAACTCCGACTTTGTGGTGCAGAAGCCCCGGGAGCTGGCCTTCTACGACCAGCCCCTGGCCACCGCGGCCGACGCGCTGAAGGTACCAGTTGGTTTCTGGGAGCAGCACCGCCCCGATACGCTTTCGGCCCAGGAGGCCCGTACCCTCACCGTGCTCGACTCGGTCGGCAAGCTGCCCTCGGTCCGCACCTTCCTGGAAATAGCCGACCTGGTCGTGAACGGCTACCAGCCCCTGGGCAAGCGGGAATTGGTAGAGTTTGGGCCCGTGGCTTACAGCTACAACTGGAACAACGTGGAAGGTAACCGTCTGCGCGCCGGCCTGCGCACTACACCCAACCTGAGCCCCAACTGGTTGGCCCAGGGCTACCTGGCCTACGGTACCCGCGACGGGGAATTCAAGTACGGCCTCTCCGCTGACCGCATCGTGAACCGGCCCAACTGGACCGTGCTCAGCCTCAAGCACAGCCGCGACGTGGACTTGGTGGCCCTGCTCGACAACGATATTGCCCTGGAAAGTCCCCTGTTTGAGGTGGCCGCCCGCTTCGGCAACATCAAGCCCCTTCTGCCCTTATGGCGGGAAGTCACCAGCGTAGGGGCCCAAACTGACCTGTTTCACAACTTCACCCAGAAGGTAACGCTACGCCACCAGCGCTTCGACCCGCTCTACAGCTTCGCCTACTATACCAGCCCGGCCCAAACGCCGGATGCGCCCACGGCTCACCGCTTCGAGCTCTCGGAGGTGATTATGGAGTCGCGCTACGCCCCGGGTGAAGTGCTGGTGCAAAACCAGAACCACCGCACAGCCGTGGGGCTGATGAAGTGGCCGGTCTTCACCTTCCGCTATACTGCCGGGCTGAACAACGTGCTGGGCAGCGACTTTGCCTACCACAAGTTTAATCTGGCCGTGACCCAGAGCCTGCCCCTGGGCCAGCTCGGCCGCACCGAATACGTGGTAGATGCGGGCTATATCCCCAGCACGGTGCCTTACCCGGTACTCAAAGCCCACCTCGGCAACGAGTCGCCTATCTACACCTCCAATGCCTACAACCTGATGGGCTACTTCGAATTCGTCAGTGACCGGTACGTGTCTTTACACGCCGAGCACTACTTCGAAGGGTTGCTCATCAACACCGTGCCTTTGCTTAAAAAGCTGGACTGGCGCCTCGTGGCCACTGGCAACGTGCTGCAAGGCGGACTGCGCGAAGCTAACCGCAACACTACGCCCCTGACCGACGCCAGCGGCATTCCTACGCCCACCTTCCGGGCCCTGGGTGCCACGCCCTATGTGGAGGTCGGTTACGGCGTCGAAAACGTCCTCAAGTTCATCCGCGTCGACTTCCTGCACCGCCTCACCTACCGCGACCTGCCCGACGTGCGCACCTTCGGCGTGAAAGTCTGCGCCCAGTTCAAGCTGTAG
- a CDS encoding DEAD/DEAH box helicase: protein MNYENATPIQEQAIPKIIDGKDLIACAQTGTGKTAAYLLPLLDKISHAKHGTTSTLILVPTRELATQIDEQVTGFGYFVEASSIAIYGGGKSENWEQQKRALTSGADIIIATPGRLIAHLQMGYVKFDQIKYLVLDEADKMMDMGFSDDILNIVRQLPKDRQTLLFSATMPNKIRDFSKQILNEPEEIRLAVSKPAAGIDQQFYMAFDRQKIYLLEHLLKTQEVQSMVLFTSQKAAVAGIVRAINKLGYVAQGISSDRTQEEREQIMREFKNKQFPILVATDVLSRGIDIDSLSHVVNYDIPRAAEDYVHRIGRTARAATKGTAITFIADQDQDRVLKIEKLIEREVDKQSITEELGLGPAPEFDPKRFSGLGGKVGGRPERGGRSGGGSRGSRPEGAPRGEGGRPPRRDADSKDPRHKERIANAQAALAAIDAGGAPAVPYQRPPRPEGEARPPREPRAPRPEGEARPPREPRAPRPEGEARPPRAEGEAGDKPKRRKRGGRNRSGRGPRPEGSTETAPQTTPSAE, encoded by the coding sequence ATGAACTACGAGAATGCCACGCCCATCCAGGAGCAGGCCATTCCCAAAATTATTGACGGTAAAGACCTGATTGCCTGCGCCCAAACGGGCACTGGCAAAACTGCCGCCTACCTGTTGCCCCTGCTTGATAAGATTTCCCACGCCAAGCACGGCACTACCTCCACCCTGATTCTGGTGCCCACGCGCGAGCTGGCCACCCAGATTGACGAGCAGGTAACGGGCTTCGGCTACTTCGTCGAGGCCAGCAGCATCGCCATCTACGGCGGCGGCAAAAGCGAGAACTGGGAGCAGCAAAAGCGCGCCCTGACCAGCGGGGCCGACATCATCATTGCCACGCCCGGCCGCCTAATTGCTCACTTGCAGATGGGCTATGTCAAGTTTGACCAGATCAAGTACCTAGTGCTCGACGAGGCCGACAAGATGATGGACATGGGCTTCTCGGACGATATTCTGAACATCGTACGCCAGCTGCCCAAGGACCGGCAGACCCTGCTGTTCTCGGCCACGATGCCCAATAAAATCCGGGACTTCTCAAAGCAGATTCTCAACGAGCCCGAAGAAATCCGCCTGGCCGTATCCAAGCCTGCCGCCGGTATCGACCAGCAGTTCTACATGGCTTTCGACCGGCAGAAGATTTACCTGCTCGAACACCTGCTCAAAACCCAGGAAGTGCAGAGCATGGTGCTCTTTACAAGCCAGAAAGCGGCCGTGGCCGGCATCGTGCGGGCCATCAACAAGCTGGGCTACGTGGCCCAGGGCATCAGCTCGGACCGCACCCAGGAAGAGCGGGAGCAGATCATGCGCGAGTTCAAAAACAAGCAGTTCCCGATTCTGGTGGCTACCGACGTGCTCAGCCGCGGCATCGACATAGACTCGCTGAGCCACGTGGTGAACTACGACATCCCGCGTGCCGCCGAAGACTACGTACACCGCATTGGGCGCACGGCCCGCGCTGCCACCAAGGGAACGGCCATCACCTTCATTGCCGACCAAGACCAGGACCGCGTGCTCAAGATCGAAAAGCTCATTGAGCGGGAAGTCGACAAGCAAAGCATTACCGAGGAACTGGGTCTGGGCCCAGCCCCTGAATTTGACCCTAAGCGCTTCAGCGGCCTGGGTGGCAAAGTCGGGGGGCGGCCCGAGCGGGGTGGCCGCTCCGGCGGTGGTAGCCGCGGCTCGCGCCCCGAAGGCGCACCTCGGGGCGAAGGTGGCCGCCCACCCCGCCGCGACGCCGATTCGAAAGATCCGCGCCACAAGGAGCGCATAGCCAACGCCCAAGCGGCCCTGGCTGCTATTGATGCTGGTGGTGCTCCGGCCGTTCCTTATCAGCGCCCGCCGCGCCCGGAGGGTGAAGCTCGGCCGCCGCGGGAGCCCCGCGCGCCCCGGCCCGAAGGCGAAGCCCGCCCACCACGGGAGCCGCGTGCTCCACGGCCGGAAGGTGAAGCTCGGCCTCCCCGCGCAGAAGGCGAAGCTGGTGACAAGCCCAAGCGCCGCAAGCGTGGCGGCCGCAACCGCAGCGGCCGGGGCCCGCGCCCGGAAGGCTCGACCGAAACGGCTCCACAGACCACTCCCAGCGCCGAATAG
- the trpS gene encoding tryptophan--tRNA ligase, which yields MSRILTGIQSTGRPHLGNLLGAILPAIELSKNSANESLYFIADLHSLTTVRDAELLRQNTYAVAAAWLACGFDTEKNLFYRQSDVPQVTELTWYLSCFTPYPMLANAHSFKDKSDRLSDVNAGLFTYPVLMAADILLYDADIVPVGKDQIQHLEITRDIASTFNNRYGETFVLPQARTDEQLMTVPGLDGQKMSKSYGNIIDIFQDDKALLKTIRSIISDSTPLEAPKNPDTDITFKLFSLLASPAEVEEMRQNYLGGGYGYGHAKTALYEVIRTRFATEREQFNFYINNLPEVDKRLAEGARKAQAYGSEVLNKVREKVGYSKR from the coding sequence ATGTCCCGTATCCTGACCGGCATTCAGAGCACTGGCCGCCCCCACCTGGGCAACCTGCTCGGCGCCATCCTGCCCGCCATTGAGCTGTCGAAGAACTCGGCCAATGAGTCGCTGTACTTCATTGCCGACCTGCACTCCCTGACCACCGTGCGCGACGCCGAGCTGCTGCGCCAGAACACCTACGCGGTGGCCGCCGCCTGGCTGGCCTGCGGCTTCGACACGGAGAAAAACCTGTTCTACCGCCAGTCCGATGTGCCGCAGGTGACGGAGCTGACCTGGTATCTGTCGTGTTTCACGCCCTACCCGATGCTGGCTAATGCCCACTCGTTCAAGGATAAGTCGGACCGGCTTTCCGACGTGAATGCGGGCTTGTTTACCTACCCCGTGCTCATGGCGGCTGACATCCTGCTCTACGACGCCGACATCGTGCCCGTGGGTAAGGACCAGATTCAGCACCTGGAAATCACCCGCGACATTGCCAGCACGTTCAACAACCGCTACGGCGAAACCTTTGTGCTGCCCCAGGCCCGCACCGATGAGCAGCTGATGACCGTTCCCGGCCTCGATGGGCAGAAGATGAGCAAGAGCTACGGCAACATCATCGACATCTTCCAGGACGACAAAGCCCTGCTCAAGACTATCCGCAGCATCATTTCGGACAGTACCCCGCTGGAAGCCCCCAAAAACCCCGATACCGACATCACGTTCAAGCTGTTTTCCCTGTTGGCCTCCCCGGCCGAAGTTGAGGAAATGCGCCAGAACTACCTGGGTGGCGGCTATGGCTACGGCCACGCCAAAACAGCCCTTTACGAAGTTATCCGCACGCGTTTCGCCACCGAGCGGGAGCAGTTCAACTTCTACATCAACAACCTGCCCGAGGTCGACAAGCGCCTGGCCGAAGGTGCCCGCAAAGCCCAGGCCTACGGCAGCGAGGTGCTGAATAAAGTCCGGGAAAAAGTAGGCTACAGCAAGCGATAA
- a CDS encoding SseB family protein, which translates to MESSVPRSFIDDLVSYFTQKQEVQAAWFAFLYSSVSQTHDLFLGVEHSGDLEGVKKMSLLIKQAYLPQAPMFFASSEEDAELFATVQEQGLQFFSRQQERGVEQELLKGLFDQQRDPAELAGTVRDLGVYALVHKAQLEQKKLVVQSFSKDGEAFTPLFTSPEMLPLGGIGAPPEGLVLARLVWSKHLPGAAPRPVVLNPDTAFEARFEL; encoded by the coding sequence ATGGAATCTTCCGTGCCCCGCAGCTTTATTGATGATCTGGTCAGCTACTTCACTCAGAAGCAAGAGGTGCAGGCGGCCTGGTTTGCCTTTCTCTACAGCTCCGTCAGCCAGACCCACGACCTGTTTCTGGGCGTTGAGCACAGCGGTGACCTGGAAGGCGTCAAAAAGATGAGCTTGTTGATTAAGCAGGCCTACCTGCCCCAGGCCCCCATGTTCTTTGCCTCCTCCGAGGAAGATGCCGAGCTGTTTGCCACCGTGCAGGAGCAGGGCCTGCAATTTTTCAGCCGGCAGCAGGAGCGCGGCGTCGAGCAGGAGTTGCTCAAAGGCCTGTTTGACCAGCAGCGCGACCCGGCCGAGCTGGCCGGTACCGTCCGGGACCTGGGCGTGTACGCGCTGGTGCACAAAGCCCAGCTGGAGCAGAAAAAGCTCGTCGTTCAGTCTTTCTCCAAAGACGGGGAGGCCTTTACTCCCCTCTTTACCAGCCCCGAGATGCTGCCGCTGGGCGGCATTGGTGCGCCGCCCGAGGGGTTGGTGCTGGCCCGCCTAGTGTGGAGCAAGCACTTGCCCGGTGCTGCTCCCCGCCCGGTGGTGCTTAATCCGGATACGGCTTTTGAGGCCCGCTTTGAGCTATAG
- a CDS encoding glycohydrolase toxin TNT-related protein produces the protein MPSLALAAAAAVASPAAAVKAFVAEYSLAEFAKTIKGAEHMQPPEVIEQIYDLFNAASAASGPGKPSAPHWKAVEDLVKSSYYVDPADGNSKPLNGHWPPANGGYQRRNVQLKKGDVFDRYQGDVVDKKPDPANPANKLPLEAGDEFNVTFIGTFMSPMGTAGTPPVPQSFESRALDRAENKYPLAYTVEVLNDVPIDLVEGELAEVIPWYGQPGGGTQMRLLFKDNTWRYQEWKQMQDQGFLKVDLKSSPSGDYKVLPNNRAKKLK, from the coding sequence GTGCCTTCCCTGGCGCTAGCCGCTGCGGCGGCCGTTGCTTCGCCGGCTGCCGCAGTCAAGGCCTTTGTAGCGGAGTACAGCCTGGCTGAGTTTGCCAAAACTATCAAAGGGGCCGAGCACATGCAGCCACCGGAGGTAATCGAGCAGATTTATGATCTGTTCAACGCGGCCTCCGCCGCTTCGGGGCCAGGCAAGCCCTCTGCACCACATTGGAAAGCCGTAGAGGATTTGGTGAAGAGCAGCTACTACGTGGACCCGGCCGACGGCAACTCTAAACCACTGAACGGGCATTGGCCTCCGGCCAACGGTGGGTATCAGCGCCGAAACGTGCAGTTGAAAAAAGGCGACGTTTTCGACCGTTACCAGGGCGACGTGGTCGATAAAAAGCCCGACCCGGCTAACCCCGCCAACAAGCTGCCTCTGGAGGCCGGCGACGAGTTCAACGTAACCTTTATCGGCACCTTTATGTCGCCAATGGGTACGGCTGGGACGCCCCCTGTTCCGCAATCGTTCGAGTCGCGGGCCTTGGACCGGGCTGAGAATAAGTACCCCTTAGCCTACACGGTAGAAGTGCTTAATGACGTGCCCATTGATCTGGTCGAAGGAGAGTTGGCGGAAGTAATTCCCTGGTACGGGCAGCCCGGCGGCGGTACGCAGATGCGCCTGCTCTTTAAGGACAATACCTGGCGCTACCAGGAATGGAAGCAGATGCAAGACCAAGGCTTCCTGAAGGTCGACCTTAAGTCTTCGCCCAGCGGCGACTATAAAGTCCTGCCCAATAATCGGGCGAAAAAGCTGAAATAA
- a CDS encoding CaiB/BaiF CoA transferase family protein: MSFSSSAAPAATPLPFADLLVLELASVLAGPQVGQFFAELGATVLKVEAPAGDVTRTWKTRAEAANTDVSAYFSCANWGKHSVIVDLTTEAGKAQVQQLAVRADVVLASYKPGDAEKLGVDYDTLRALNPRLIYAHLTGYGPTVARAGYDAVLQAEAGFMFLNAQPGQEPQKMPVAMIDLLAAHQLKEGLLTALYHRCRTGEGSRVQVALLDSALASLANQAATWLVTGHDPQPMGSGHPSIVPYGTVYRAGNGRSLVLAVGADRQFRHLCQALNRPEWAQEARFQTNEARVANRAALETMLQTRIAEVDGDQLLAALEQLGVPAGAVRTVGEALALESGQAMLLPVGEADFQGLRTVAFQSSSWPRAAALASPPRLGQHTAGVIAEQE; encoded by the coding sequence ATGTCGTTTTCCAGTTCGGCCGCTCCCGCTGCTACTCCATTACCCTTTGCCGACCTACTGGTGCTGGAACTGGCCTCTGTATTGGCTGGGCCGCAGGTGGGGCAGTTTTTCGCCGAGCTGGGCGCCACCGTGCTCAAAGTAGAAGCCCCAGCCGGCGACGTGACCCGCACCTGGAAAACCCGCGCCGAGGCCGCCAACACCGACGTGTCGGCCTATTTCAGCTGCGCCAACTGGGGTAAACACTCGGTAATAGTAGATCTGACCACCGAAGCTGGCAAAGCGCAGGTGCAGCAGCTGGCCGTCCGCGCCGACGTAGTGCTGGCCAGCTACAAACCCGGCGACGCCGAGAAGCTGGGCGTCGACTACGACACGCTCCGGGCCCTGAACCCCCGGCTGATTTACGCCCACCTCACCGGCTACGGCCCCACGGTGGCGCGGGCCGGCTACGATGCCGTGCTGCAGGCCGAGGCGGGCTTTATGTTCCTCAACGCCCAGCCCGGGCAGGAACCCCAGAAAATGCCCGTCGCCATGATTGACCTGCTGGCCGCCCACCAGCTCAAGGAAGGTTTGCTCACGGCCCTCTACCACCGCTGCCGCACCGGCGAGGGCAGCCGGGTGCAGGTGGCCTTGCTCGACAGCGCCCTGGCTTCGTTGGCCAACCAGGCTGCCACCTGGCTCGTCACGGGCCACGACCCGCAGCCCATGGGCTCAGGCCACCCCAGCATCGTGCCCTACGGCACGGTGTACCGGGCCGGCAACGGCCGTAGCCTGGTGCTGGCTGTGGGTGCCGACCGGCAGTTTCGTCACCTCTGCCAGGCCCTTAACCGGCCAGAGTGGGCCCAGGAGGCTCGGTTTCAGACCAATGAGGCCCGGGTAGCTAACCGCGCGGCGCTGGAAACTATGCTGCAGACCCGAATAGCGGAAGTAGATGGCGACCAGCTGCTGGCGGCGCTGGAACAGCTCGGGGTGCCGGCCGGGGCGGTGCGCACGGTGGGGGAGGCTCTGGCCCTGGAGTCGGGGCAGGCGATGCTGCTGCCCGTGGGGGAAGCGGATTTTCAGGGGCTGCGCACGGTGGCTTTTCAGAGCAGCAGCTGGCCGCGGGCTGCCGCTTTGGCTTCGCCGCCGCGTCTGGGCCAACATACCGCCGGGGTAATTGCAGAGCAGGAATAA
- a CDS encoding LOG family protein, with the protein MKSVAVYCGASPGFNEVYRQQADLMGQELAQRGITLVYGGGRVGLMGAVADSVIRNGGKSIGVIPDFLADKELAHLGLTELHIVKSMHERKLLMADLAEGFIAMPGGFGTLEELFEVLTWGQLGLHKKPSGVFNVQGFYDHQLQFLDKMVEEGFLRPENRAQLQQDDSPAGLIDKMLAYVPTDLEKWLTDKRT; encoded by the coding sequence ATGAAAAGCGTTGCCGTTTACTGTGGGGCCAGCCCCGGATTCAATGAAGTGTACCGCCAGCAGGCCGACTTGATGGGGCAGGAGCTGGCCCAGCGCGGCATTACGCTGGTCTACGGCGGGGGCCGGGTAGGCCTTATGGGTGCCGTGGCCGACAGCGTCATCCGCAACGGCGGCAAGAGCATCGGCGTCATTCCCGACTTTTTGGCCGACAAGGAGCTGGCTCACCTGGGCTTGACCGAGCTGCATATCGTGAAAAGCATGCACGAGCGGAAGCTGCTGATGGCCGACCTGGCCGAGGGCTTTATTGCCATGCCTGGCGGCTTCGGCACGTTGGAAGAGCTGTTTGAGGTGCTGACCTGGGGTCAGCTGGGGTTGCACAAAAAGCCCAGCGGGGTCTTCAATGTGCAGGGCTTCTACGACCACCAGCTGCAGTTCCTGGATAAGATGGTAGAGGAAGGCTTCCTGCGGCCTGAAAACCGCGCCCAGCTCCAGCAGGACGACTCACCCGCCGGCCTCATCGACAAAATGCTGGCCTACGTACCTACCGACCTGGAAAAGTGGCTAACCGATAAGCGCACCTAA